A window of the Oscillospiraceae bacterium genome harbors these coding sequences:
- a CDS encoding glutamine synthetase III — protein MSTVPELFGSLVFNETVMKARLPKDTFRALMKTRKEGQPLVSDVANVVANAMKDWAVENGCTHFTHWFQPMTGITAEKHDSFIYPVDGEKVIMEFSGKELIKGEPDASSFPSGGLRATFEARGYTAWDPTSDAFIKDNTLCIPTAFCSYTGEALDKKTPLLRSMNALNRQAMRVLRLFGDTTTQRVNTNVGPEQEYFLIDRDLYLKRRDLVYTGRTLFGAKPPKGQEMEDHYFGVLKPRVKSFMADLDNELWKLGIFAKTEHNEVAPSQHELAPIYCNTNVAADHNQLTMEIMKKVAARHNLACLLHEKPFEGVNGSGKHNNWSISTDTGSNLLDPGDSPRKNAQFLLFLVAVIEAVDEHQDLLRLSVASAGNDHRLGANEAPPAIISIFLGDELTAVLDSIDQGKHYAQKDKEVLEIGVDELPTLPKDTTDRNRTSPFAFTGNKFEFRSLGSTVSIACPNMMLNTIVADVLEKYADRLEKAKDFNKELNTIIHDAYHAHKRIVFNGDGYTDEWIAEAKKRGLLNLPSTAEAMPYYTRPENVKLFERHSVLTKGEVYSRCEIQLENYTKQLHIEALTMVDMIDKDILPAADKYVNDLSNTVVAKKAACAAAPAEFESATIKKISALCDSLYEENQTLQKDIDGEGKGTIEEQAKYARNTLFAQMEKTRKVADQIEPLVGKAYWPYPTYGDMLFSVV, from the coding sequence ATGAGTACGGTTCCAGAATTATTTGGCAGCCTGGTTTTTAACGAAACCGTGATGAAGGCGCGCCTGCCGAAAGATACTTTTCGGGCACTGATGAAGACCCGTAAAGAGGGCCAGCCGCTTGTGTCAGATGTGGCAAATGTTGTAGCAAACGCGATGAAAGACTGGGCGGTTGAAAATGGCTGCACCCACTTTACCCATTGGTTCCAGCCGATGACCGGCATCACTGCAGAAAAACACGACAGCTTTATTTATCCGGTAGATGGCGAAAAAGTCATTATGGAGTTTTCCGGCAAAGAGCTAATTAAGGGCGAGCCGGATGCCAGCTCTTTCCCGTCGGGCGGCCTGCGCGCTACTTTTGAGGCCCGCGGCTATACTGCATGGGACCCCACCAGCGATGCTTTTATTAAAGACAATACACTCTGTATCCCAACTGCGTTCTGCTCCTATACTGGCGAGGCCTTGGATAAAAAAACCCCGCTGCTGCGCTCTATGAATGCTCTCAACCGGCAGGCAATGCGCGTTCTGCGCCTGTTTGGCGACACCACTACCCAGCGGGTCAACACCAATGTCGGCCCCGAGCAGGAGTATTTTTTAATTGACCGCGACCTTTACTTAAAGCGCCGTGACCTGGTCTATACCGGCCGCACTTTGTTTGGCGCAAAACCGCCAAAGGGCCAGGAAATGGAAGACCACTATTTTGGCGTACTGAAGCCGCGCGTCAAGTCCTTTATGGCTGATTTGGATAATGAACTGTGGAAACTTGGCATTTTTGCTAAGACAGAACATAACGAAGTTGCGCCGTCTCAGCATGAGCTGGCCCCGATTTACTGTAACACCAATGTTGCGGCTGACCACAACCAGCTGACAATGGAAATTATGAAGAAAGTGGCAGCCCGCCATAACCTGGCCTGCCTGCTGCATGAAAAGCCATTTGAGGGCGTCAATGGTTCCGGCAAGCACAACAACTGGTCCATTTCCACCGATACTGGCTCCAATCTGCTCGACCCCGGCGATTCTCCGCGCAAAAACGCGCAGTTCCTTCTGTTTTTGGTTGCAGTTATTGAGGCAGTTGATGAGCATCAGGACCTGCTGCGTCTGTCGGTTGCCAGTGCGGGTAACGATCACCGCCTGGGTGCCAACGAAGCGCCGCCGGCTATCATCTCTATTTTCCTCGGCGATGAGCTGACCGCTGTGCTGGACTCCATTGACCAGGGCAAGCACTATGCACAGAAAGACAAAGAAGTACTGGAAATCGGCGTTGATGAGCTGCCAACTCTGCCCAAAGACACCACTGACCGCAACCGCACCTCTCCTTTTGCTTTTACCGGAAATAAATTTGAATTCCGCAGCCTTGGCTCTACAGTATCCATTGCCTGCCCGAATATGATGCTCAATACCATTGTGGCAGACGTACTTGAAAAATACGCAGACCGCTTGGAGAAAGCAAAAGATTTTAATAAAGAACTGAATACCATTATCCATGATGCTTATCATGCGCACAAGCGCATTGTCTTTAACGGCGACGGCTACACCGATGAGTGGATTGCCGAGGCAAAGAAGCGCGGCCTGCTGAATCTTCCCTCTACTGCAGAAGCAATGCCGTACTACACCCGCCCCGAAAACGTGAAACTGTTTGAGCGCCACTCTGTGCTGACAAAGGGCGAAGTGTATTCCCGCTGTGAAATCCAGTTGGAAAACTACACCAAGCAGCTGCACATTGAGGCACTTACCATGGTGGACATGATCGATAAAGATATTTTGCCTGCAGCAGATAAATACGTTAATGACCTTTCCAACACGGTTGTTGCGAAAAAGGCAGCCTGCGCTGCTGCTCCGGCAGAATTTGAAAGCGCAACTATCAAAAAGATTTCTGCTCTGTGTGATTCCCTGTATGAGGAAAACCAGACGCTGCAGAAAGATATCGACGGCGAGGGCAAAGGCACAATTGAGGAACAGGCGAAGTATGCTCGCAATACCCTGTTTGCCCAAATGGAGAAGACCCGCAAGGTCGCAGACCAGATTGAGCCTTTGGTCGGCAAAGCCTATTGGCCTTATCCCACCTACGGCGATATGCTGTTCAGCGTGGTTTAA